The following proteins come from a genomic window of Terribacillus aidingensis:
- a CDS encoding DeoR/GlpR family DNA-binding transcription regulator produces MQPNERRNVILEQLNKNEKIDIDALAAELNVSAMTIRRDLNYLEEQEQIIRTLGGAILNKPLVMESSFQTKEGKHADEKRQIAKRAVELVQEHFTILLDSGTTTLEIAKLLKQKQNLTVVTNDIKIAAELMDSEVKVILTGGEMQNNIGALFGPLTEQTLRNLHVDLFFLGAHAVHLQVGVTAPTFEKASIKKLMVESAQATWLVADSSKLDQKALAKVCDLEVLSGVISDSGIKAYHPRELPELLEVVAAEEEA; encoded by the coding sequence ATGCAGCCAAATGAACGTAGAAATGTGATTTTAGAACAATTAAATAAGAATGAAAAGATAGATATCGATGCATTGGCAGCAGAGTTGAATGTATCTGCTATGACAATCCGAAGAGATTTGAACTATTTGGAGGAACAGGAGCAGATCATCCGGACGCTGGGCGGTGCTATCCTTAATAAGCCGCTGGTGATGGAGTCGTCATTCCAGACAAAAGAAGGTAAGCATGCTGATGAAAAACGTCAGATTGCCAAACGGGCTGTTGAGCTTGTACAGGAACACTTTACAATCCTCCTTGATTCAGGAACAACGACACTTGAAATCGCAAAGCTGCTAAAGCAGAAGCAGAATTTGACTGTCGTAACGAATGATATCAAGATTGCGGCTGAGCTGATGGACAGTGAGGTCAAAGTGATTCTGACTGGCGGAGAGATGCAGAATAATATCGGGGCGCTATTCGGTCCGCTCACAGAGCAGACTTTGCGTAACCTGCATGTAGATCTGTTTTTCCTAGGTGCCCATGCAGTTCACCTGCAAGTTGGTGTGACGGCGCCTACTTTTGAGAAGGCTTCCATTAAGAAACTGATGGTCGAATCAGCTCAGGCGACTTGGCTGGTTGCAGATTCGAGCAAGCTTGATCAGAAGGCGCTGGCGAAAGTTTGTGACTTGGAAGTATTATCCGGTGTCATTTCGGATAGCGGTATAAAGGCTTATCATCCGAGAGAATTACCGGAGCTTTTGGAGGTCGTAGCAGCAGAGGAGGAAGCCTGA
- a CDS encoding sigma-70 family RNA polymerase sigma factor, translated as MERKMDLALLAKNGDKEAFSSLIQENKRNLYRVAKGILHHEADVEDAIQMTILKAYENIGKLRVADYFKTWIIRILINECKSMLRKRYRTVYLDNTSQEIASFEDTYENLELQEALYSLKEKLRIVTVLFYYEDLSTKEIAKLLSIPEGTVRSRLSKARTLLQKKLNEYRKEQ; from the coding sequence ATGGAGAGAAAAATGGACTTAGCACTTTTAGCAAAAAATGGTGATAAAGAAGCATTTTCATCACTGATCCAAGAAAACAAGCGGAATTTATATCGTGTGGCAAAAGGGATATTACACCATGAAGCCGATGTCGAAGACGCCATTCAGATGACTATCTTAAAGGCTTATGAAAATATAGGCAAATTAAGAGTGGCCGATTACTTCAAAACCTGGATCATTCGAATACTTATTAACGAATGTAAGAGTATGTTAAGGAAAAGATATAGAACGGTTTATTTAGATAATACCAGTCAGGAAATAGCTTCTTTTGAAGATACGTATGAAAATCTTGAATTACAAGAAGCTCTCTATTCTCTGAAAGAAAAACTACGGATTGTTACCGTACTCTTTTATTATGAAGATCTATCAACAAAAGAAATTGCTAAATTATTATCTATACCTGAAGGAACTGTTCGCTCCAGATTATCAAAAGCAAGGACACTCTTACAAAAAAAATTAAATGAATATAGAAAGGAGCAGTAA
- a CDS encoding DUF4179 domain-containing protein: MTNKFDESFKDKIKENHNTIPERLQAKIDDTLAILPDKNLRRKRKKTAITWSVAAAILAISLMSVQLNPSLASSIGVPNILIDKLSLGDAEKVSNEANVIQESNGVKISITNAIFDGYYLLVSYHAESDQPFSETPSLFPEEAKITYDGFESTISPSNEVGEFLDKNKKAYDGIVIFPLNKEAFTVSDTDEAKLDPDILVKGNQIDISELPKKFKLDMKATALGFKEDKKLKGEWQFSLQVDTKKAANNSKTVEVNKDLPALGTDVKVEKIVITPIRIHLQGVQHENAGIIDFLIEDNDGEAKHWLNGSVGVGENGSERMLGSFENLNPLMKTLKVVPYKLDMSVELTAENSTLFQPNGETKLPISKDEYITISNVEVKDGKTYISYHADVPVNEYLPFVIKDKNGADHIRILDESIGSRANTDAVVVLEGNLLDEDYTIYSPNTYYFDEAFTVDLNQ, translated from the coding sequence ATGACAAACAAATTTGACGAAAGTTTCAAAGATAAGATAAAGGAAAATCATAATACTATACCAGAACGTCTCCAAGCTAAAATTGACGATACTTTGGCAATCTTACCTGATAAAAATCTCCGCAGAAAAAGAAAGAAGACAGCTATTACATGGTCAGTTGCTGCTGCTATTCTTGCCATTTCCTTGATGAGTGTTCAATTGAATCCATCATTGGCAAGCAGTATAGGAGTTCCTAATATACTTATAGATAAGCTTTCATTAGGTGATGCGGAGAAAGTATCCAATGAAGCTAACGTTATACAAGAAAGTAATGGGGTGAAAATATCCATTACTAATGCAATATTTGATGGCTATTACCTATTGGTTTCCTATCATGCTGAAAGTGATCAGCCTTTCTCTGAAACACCTAGCCTCTTCCCTGAAGAGGCGAAAATTACTTATGATGGTTTTGAATCAACCATTTCTCCTTCAAATGAAGTAGGTGAGTTTTTAGATAAAAACAAGAAAGCTTATGATGGCATAGTGATTTTCCCGCTAAACAAAGAGGCATTCACTGTTAGTGATACAGATGAAGCAAAGTTAGACCCTGATATCTTAGTAAAAGGAAACCAGATTGATATCTCAGAATTACCGAAAAAATTTAAATTAGATATGAAAGCAACAGCTCTAGGCTTTAAAGAGGACAAAAAGCTGAAAGGAGAATGGCAGTTTTCCCTTCAAGTGGACACGAAGAAAGCAGCTAATAATAGCAAGACAGTGGAAGTAAATAAAGATCTGCCTGCATTAGGTACAGATGTAAAGGTAGAGAAAATAGTAATAACCCCTATCAGAATTCACTTGCAAGGTGTACAGCACGAAAACGCCGGCATTATTGATTTTCTGATTGAAGACAACGATGGAGAAGCAAAGCATTGGCTGAATGGATCAGTCGGAGTCGGTGAAAATGGTTCTGAAAGAATGTTAGGCAGCTTTGAAAACCTTAATCCTCTAATGAAGACTTTAAAAGTTGTACCGTATAAACTAGATATGAGTGTCGAATTGACAGCAGAAAATTCTACTCTATTCCAGCCAAATGGAGAAACGAAACTCCCCATAAGTAAAGATGAGTATATTACCATTTCAAACGTAGAGGTGAAAGATGGTAAAACATATATTTCCTATCACGCTGATGTTCCAGTAAATGAATATTTGCCTTTTGTCATTAAAGATAAAAACGGAGCAGATCATATACGGATTTTAGATGAAAGTATTGGTTCTCGGGCCAATACAGATGCAGTAGTAGTACTAGAAGGAAACCTTTTAGATGAAGATTATACTATCTATAGTCCAAATACGTATTACTTTGATGAAGCATTTACGGTAGATCTGAATCAATAG